CCCCTGCCGCAAGCTCGGCCCCATCCTCGACGAGATCTCCGTCGAGTACAGCGAAAAGGTTGACGTTGTGAAGCTCAACGTCGACGACAACCCCGCCATCGCCGCCGAGTACGGCATCACGTCCATCCCGGCCGTGTACCTGTTCAGCGGGGGAGAAGTGAAGAGCACCGTCATCGGCGCCAAGCCGAAGCAGTTCTTCGAGAAGGAATTCGCGGACGTCCTGTCCTAAGTTTTCCAGACCAAGTTACATCGAAAAGCCGGCGGCTGCTGCTCCTCAGGGAGCGGGAGTCGCCGGTTTTTTGTTTCGTTCAATGATTTCAAACAGATTCGGTCTCATTAGTTCCGTACTCTTCCTGAGCGTCCCCCGGCTTCCTCCTGAGCTTACAGTGCCGTTCTCCCTACCTGGGGTAGGGAGAAATCATCGTTCCTTCAGGCGCTTCCCCGTTCTGCCAGACCGGGGCACCCCTGAGGGCATTTCTTCGTTGCTCGTCAAGCTGTCCTTCAAGCTCTCTTCCCGCTTGTTGTCCTGGCCACTGGCTAAAGTGGCGCTAGCTCGCCGGTCCGGTTCCCTGTCGGACTGACTTCTTGCCCGTCCGGTGTCCCTTCCAGTTCCTCGCCCGTCCGGTTCCTTTGGGGGGAGGGCCGTGAGCCCTCCGAAACCGAGGGCCGCGTTGCTGCATCTCCGCTTTCACATCGGGATGCACGCTGGCGATGTAAGTTGTATGGCTGCCCGCCGCAAGCTACGGGCCTCACGCTGCAAACAGAAGCCGCAGTCTGCTGAGGTAACCGCAGTTAGAGTGAATATCTTGCTGCCCCTGCGTCCTTCCACGTCTCGCCGCCTAGCTAACCATCCCACTCCCTATTAACGTTGGGGAGGACCTTGGCCGTGCTGATGTAGGTAGTTCCTTGCCCGGTCGGAGGCCTTGTCCAAAAAAGAACCTCTTCCTGCTTTCAATTGCTTGTGTTTGGCTTCGAAGGTGGTGGGTGCCGGGTTCACGTGAAACACTGCTCTCTAGTCCTAGCATTCACTTTCCCAGTCACTTAGGTGGCTGGACCAGCGTTTAACATCTGAAGCGCGCGGAAAATCACCAAATACCGACTGCGGATTCAGTACCTGGGGCAGTTGACCCTCAGCTGACTATTTGACGGTTCTTCGGAATCATCACTAGTCAGTGCTTCCAATGCTTCCAATGCTTCCAATGCTTCCAATGCTTCCAATGCTTCCAATGCTTCCAATGCTTCCAATGCTGAAAAGGCTACATATTCGGGCCGGAAACAGCCCGCTCTTCAGCGTAAGGGGGGCGTTAGGAAACGTGCGCCGGAACAGGTACTGGTTGCCAGGATGCGTAGTAGGTCTCGATAGAAATCTGACTAGAACCAATTCTTATGCTGGAACCATCACTCGGTACTCGCATCAGATATTGTTACCGTTCTAGAACTGCGCGTTTCGATGGAGGTTACCCACCAGGTTCCGATCGTTCCGGCCGGTACACTCTCCACCTCATTGAGACCCATTTTCCTCTTGCTATGGTCTTTTGGGGTCCTGGAAGGCCTTCTAGGACCCGGATCCATGCAGCAGCCGAGCGCTCTCGTTCTCCGCAGAACGCCCTAATCTTCCTGTGCAGGGCAATAGCAGCGTGCCCATGCTGAACTCGCTCAAGCACAAGTTCTTTCACCCTGAGAGGGTGTCTGCGCTCATGAGGACTCATCTACTTGTAGACGGTTTCAGTAACCTCCGTGTCGGTCGCCAGCCGGTGAAACCACTCCTGCCAGGGCGAAAGAAGCAGACAAGGTGAATACCGTCTCGCTAGTTACAATCAGAGTCGTTATCCGCGCATCGTCGTCCAAAGCTTGGTGATTCCGCGCGGGATTCGCCCTAGTGCGCAGTTCTATCGGGCTAGCTCAGCCAACAGGTTCGCTTTGTCCGCCGGTTCCATGGCCTACGTTTCACGTGAAACACCATTCAGACCCTCTCAGCCCTGAGCTACGACGTTCACGCGATTTGGGTCCGCAATTGCAGTACCGACTCACACATGAATAGTCCGAAACCAAGTGTCCGGGATCCGGGGCCGCCACCGCCACGTTCCGATTCCCACATGACTCACGCGATGCCCGAGCATCATCACCGGCCCGACTGGCACATGTTTCACGTGAAACACGCTTCCATACCTCATCCTGAATCTTGCACGGGCCTAAACGCCCTCGGGCGGACTACGAAGAACTGAACCTGAAGAGTCGGCGTGGCCCTGATTGAAGGGCACCCAGTGGCTTCTCTGCTGTGCGAAGGACTACGCCGTAGTGATCGGCCGCATGCGCGTGAACCAAGATGCAGGCCCCGCCAGGAGATAGCTGTAGGGGTGCGCCCGTTACCACGTCAGGAACCCGCGCTGAAGACGCTCGGGCCCGCAGGTTCGTACGGATGCAGCCGCATCGCTACCCGGAACACGGGCGAGCCGGCGCATGAACGCACGGGCGCTCAACCACGCGACCAAGCCTGTGGATCGACAAGAGACGAGTCAGAGCGCGGGCGACCTCCTTCCAATGTCTGCCTTTTCACGGGGCGAGTGGCAATCGTGCGCCCAATGGGTCCAAGACCAAGTCCCCAGGCTAGGGGGAGTAGCGGAATGAACATGTTTCACGTGAAACAGGATGAGCTCATGAAAGGACCCACCAACCGAGGTTTAGGCCTCAAACCAGACCATCCCCTTCAGTGCAGCTCCTTCCCCCATCCTTGGGGGCACTCCATGACTGCAGCGCGTAGGTCACCAGGCTCTTGGCGCACGACGTCCGGCCAGCCATAACGACATGCCCCGCACAAATGCCGGCATGGGAACGACGAGGCCGTCGTCGTGCGTGAGTGCCCTGCTTGCGAACTACGACGCCGTTGACGTAGGTAGGAGAAGCCGGCGGCACCATCCTGCAAGGAGCGCTTGGGGAGACGGTGGCTACAGTTCGCAGACCCATCCGGCGGTTCCTCCAATGCGCCCCCGCACTAGCCACGACTGCTTGTCTTGTCCTTGTCTCGCCACCTGGGTACCAAGCGCAGGGGGAGAACGTCTGCGCCGACGTATGAGGTGAAGGGGATGTCAGCGGCGCTGACCTGATACATCCGATGAATATCCCTTGATAGTGGAAGCAACTGTGTACACCGGGAGTGTGATGCGCACGCGTCCGGCCAATGAAGACGATCATAGGGGCTTAGTGCGTCGCACTGAAGTCCAATCTTCTGTCCGACTATCCATACCCTCATCAAGCACCAACAATCGCGCTTGCGAATTTTCCCACATGGTGCCGATCTAAACTGCCGTGATCAGGGGCGACTAGAGAGCAAAGAGTCGGCCTACGCCGACACCATCCACAGACTTGTGCACAGTGTTATCCACAGGCTTATCCACTGCTCATGAGATTGCCCACATACCCTCCCTTGGCGGCGACGGAAGCCCATGCAGACTTTCACTTCACTGAAGTCAGGATGCTTCTCGATCCTTGTTGTGGAACAAGGGCTTGGCCACATTGAATTGCCGCCAAATCAATGAAAATTGGGCAATATGCGCATACTCACAGTAGGCAGTGGGGGGGTGGATATCCTGGCTTCAGCCAATGTCGGGCTCTGGTTCCATTGGAGGCACGTTAACCCGACTTGGGACGTCGGCAGAACTGATTCCATGGGATCGGGCAGGCTTCGGATCAACAGACTTATCCCCAGTGTTTTCCACAGGGATATCCACCGCCTTATCCACGGTTTAACCACTGCTTAAATGGGCGCCTGCGAAGCTCCGTCAAACGGGAGGCAGCGTGCCCCGTTGCTCTGTTTCACGTGAAACACTGGACAGCGGCCACGCCGAAACCACATGCCACCGGCGAACTTGAGCGAGACACACGTCAGGAAAACGGCTCCTCACAGAGTGACCACGGGAGTTCTAGGTCATGGAGAGTTTGGTAGCCACAATGTGGGACCTAGCAACATCCGACCAATTGACAACGGCACAACTGCTCTGGGCACGGCCGTGGTCCCCAGCCCACCTATGGTCGACCGCTGCATAGCACTTCCGGACCAGGCGACCACACGCTGAGAGATGGACTGCACCACCTCATCTCTGCAGAGGACCAGCCGTCGGCGTGAGCGTACCGGTTGTAGTTCGTCGCAGTCGCTCAACTAGCGTGGCAACTTGAGGACGCCCAGGGTGTCATCACTGTGGCCCAGCGCCCTCGAGAAGGGACATTCATGACTTCATGAAATGCCGTCATGGCCCGCGTTAGCCCGATGTGGAAGGCACCGCAGCGCGGGGCTCAGGAGCAACGGAGAATCATGTTCGAGATACATGCAACATTCGTTAGCCCTCGATGATGCATCGACTACCTCTGTCCCAACCCCCAGCAACTCACAGAGGCCATAGATGGACCGCATTAGCGAAGTCCTGATGCCGCCGCGCTGTACAGGACACGATTAGACACAACGCTCGATGGCCACCGTGACCATGGAATGACAAGATGTGGTCTCAGTTGCAGCACAATTCAAACCACCGGTTCGTCGTGAGTCCTCACAGGCACCGGCACGACGAGAACTTCGGATGCATTCGCTGACGCATCCGACGATATTGTCTTACCTCGGCGAGGACTAGAAGGGTTTAGCAGGACACCTTGGCAGCCTGGCCCCAGGGGGAGCGAAGGCTAGAAGCCTGCGTAGTAGCTCAGGGAGCCGTACATTCCGGCCATCCATGCGTATCTATTCGAGACGCCCAAACAGCTGCCGCCCAGCAAGCAGTGGTCAGTGACAGGGGCCCATGCCGACTATCCGAGGCATCGCCCATCGGCTCAAGGGCAATCCAGCTGGTGATCGGTCAATCGCGGGATTTCCGGGCGGTTCGTGCCCTGGAACATCTGTGGCAGCCTAAGCACTCCGGCATTGAACCAAGCCTCCCTGGTAAAGCACGGGATGAAGACTTTAGTGTCTGCTCCATGGTGCCCAATCAGGAGTCGCCTCGCACGCCGAGTGGGTCTGATCCAGCGGCGATTACTGGAGTAACCCTGTCCTCCTGCGAGGTCACCAGTAAGTCAGAACCTCGCAGTGCACCACATCAATGCGTTTGAGAGTATCTGTCTTCCGACACAAGAGGTTTCATTCCCCATCTGGACACTCGGCAGGTTCCGTTGTCCGGCCCACGATTCAGCAATGTTTCACGTGAAACTGCCGGGCCCCCTTATGTCCATGGCGTAGCACCACCGGATACATGCATAGGCCCAACTGCCCCTGCAACGCCCCGACACTCAGGACCCATTGAGCAATAGGAGTTAGCAAAAGCGGTATCACTGACGAGCAGTGCTCCGGGCGTACTGTTTCACGTGAAACAGAAACGGCAAGCGAACCGCGGGACGGCCGGGCTTTACGAGGGCCGTTATGACCCGTCTAGCCCGCAAGGACCACTCCGCCTACCGTACGTGCCAGCATTTCATCCTGATGCTCTCAGCAGGCTTAGCAGCGGCTCAACTCACCTCACGGGGCGGATAAGGCCCGCTACAGGCCGTTGACACTACACATTCCCAGGTTCAGCGCCTGTTCGCCACGGAGAATGCGCCGATTTGCCGTGGAATCTTGAACACTCGCGCATGCCCACGTCTGACCTAGGGGACGAACGCCCCTATTCCTCGAATTCGAACGCACCGAGGCAGTCCCTCGCGTGCCTATGAGCGCGAATGGAGACATCCAAGTGCCAGCAGACTGAAGGCATCAGGTCCAAGAATCCAAGCTACCGTGCGTAGACGGCGCTAAACACCAGAAGCCTCCGAAGGCCCACTTGTCACGTCTGCTGTATTCTCATCGGAACCGATCGATCTCAAACGAACCGATCGCGGCACGAGGTCCTACTTGATGCCGTGTTTCACGTGAAACACGCCCCGGGACATATCCGATCTGCAAGAAACGCCGCCATTGCGGGGGAGGGGTTCGGAGCCATCCCCCGACGTTAGTCCCTGGCATCAATCCCCGCTGACCGTCCAGAGGGTGCGTAATCCAGTGAAGCAAGAGATACGCACCCAATAATGAAT
This genomic interval from Paenarthrobacter aurescens TC1 contains the following:
- a CDS encoding hypothetical protein (identified by Glimmer2; putative) — its product is MNPAPTTFEAKHKQLKAGRGSFLDKASDRARNYLHQHGQGPPQR
- a CDS encoding hypothetical protein (identified by Glimmer2; putative); the encoded protein is MEALEALEALEALEALEALEALEALTSDDSEEPSNSQLRVNCPRY
- a CDS encoding hypothetical protein (identified by Glimmer2; putative), with the protein product MAGRVRITLPVYTVASTIKGYSSDVSGQRR